Part of the Anopheles coluzzii chromosome 3, AcolN3, whole genome shotgun sequence genome is shown below.
TTCCGTTAAAAGGAATTTCGAGTTGAAAGTTGAATTACCAACACATTCAGAGCATTTTTAATGACAAATTAAACTATTTTGTAGTATATTAAGTAATACTTTTCTTCAATTCAACgttctttcttcatttttcactGATTGTTCAATTCACCTACAACCACAGACGCATTTTCTTACATGAGCTGCCAATTTTATTCTTTATTAAATCCACCTGTGTTTGCGGCAAGTATCGTCATTATAATTACCTAAACGTTTCAAACCCTTCCTCAAACTGCCAATCTTACCAGACCGAACCGGTACGAACGGATCGGAACAATGCCCGATACACCCCCGATGTAGCATGTAGCtctagcagcagctgcaggctTTAATATTTGCTTTAATAGTAGTTGTTTCCAATTGTAGTAAATTATCTAAACGTTTCTTGTCTCTCGTCCACTCTCGCCCGAGAGTCCTAGCGGTGGTGCAGTTGGTGagctgttggtgttggtgatgcGGCGTTCTAACGTTATCGCATGGTTGGTTTTTTCGATTACATTGTATTATTCTTGCCATCTTCGATGCTAGTTGGGGCGCGCCCTTACTACTTCAACGCTCGACACTTGCTGGGCGCACACGGTCACAGTCTTTTTTGCACATATGCCCAGTGGCCTTTTGCTTTCtgtggaagtgtgtgtgtgtatggggtgTATAGGAAGCTTCCTGTCAGCTACAATCCTTTCCTCGAGGAAGGTTGGGAACAAAATTTGGGTAATTTGAAGGCTGACTCTCACAACTACAAGCTACAGAAGAAGGGAGAAGGAAATACAAATGCCGCAGCACTGCCAACGGCCCCGAAACGTAATACTCTAGGCGTTCCctgcgcttttctttttggtaTGAAATGATCCTGGTTAGGTAACGCGCGCCCCTCTGTACAGTAGTACTACCTTAAGTAAATAATCGTCCACTAAATAAAAGGATGTTTTACTGGCTGTTCGCGAGCAAATTCGTCGCCTTATTAAAGTAAATGCCCAAGCAAAGCTCCCGAGCAGCTGACGGCCAGGCAGGTGTGTGAGCAAGAAATCTATAACGGCGAAGCAAGAAAGCGCAAACGTACAATACACAGCTATACACAATAAACTACGCACAACCGATAACATTTGGCAAGGTAGGAGAATGTGGCTTTGCCAGCGCAATGGGGGAGATGTGGTGCACATGCAATAAAACGGaagtgtgtgggtgtgtgtatatgcCTGGGTGTATAAATAAAATCGCAAAGCAATTGAATGCACTGGGGCAGGGCTCGCAAGCCCATCGAAAAGCGCCAAACTAAACCTAAAAGCTCAATCAACCCTCGCTTTTTCGCTGTTTCCCTATCATAGTAACCCTTGAACCTTTTCTTTACCTTGGGCTTTCCCCGAACACCAAAGGCTGGAATGCTTCACGCCTCACTTTAACCAAATATCGTCCATCGTATCGTCGTGCAGCTCGGCCACCGGCATCGCCCGCAGCGTCCGCAGCGTTTCCATGTAAAACGTCAGCTCGGACACGACGACACCGTGCTGGGGCCCCCCATTGTTGGTGATGTTGTTGCGGAGCAGCTGCTCCCGCAGCTTGTCCTTAAAGTTGCGCTGCACCGTCCGGTAGATGGCGTGCACCTGCTTCTCCGGCAGGATCGGTGCGATCGCTTCGTGCAGCTTCACGAACTGGCGGCTAATGTTGCGGAACGGTTGCGACGGTACCGGCGGCCTGGCGTCCCAATTGTTCAGCTGGCCCGTCACCACGTCACACACGATCGACAGCACCTTGTTCTCGATCTCCTTGATGTGGCTGACGAAGTCTTTCTCCACCGAATCGTACCCGGCAATGGACGagtaggtggtggtggtggaggaggaggaggcactcgtgggtggtggtggtggtgtgggcTGATGCGTTCCTCCATTCGTTAGTGGGCCAGCCGCCGATCCGGAGGTAGTGTGGTTTGCACCCGCGGGTACTGCGCTCGCGCCCTCGAGCGCCCGGAAGTGACGTTTCACGTGCGGCAACAGCCACAGGACTAGTTCGAGCGCCCGGGACACCAGCGCCaggttgctgctggtgatggtttTAAGCCCCGCGACGTGTAGTGCCCCCGCGCCCAGCACCAGCTGGCAGCAGCGCGAGTTGAACATGCGCAACAGGTCGACCACGTTCCGGCCCAGCTGTGGCGCAATCACCGGCAGCTGCGAAGCGCACCGGCAGTACTCGCTAACGATCTGCACGAGCAGCAGGGCCGCACCGACCAGGGCAAACGGTTCGCCCTCCACCTTCAGCACCGACTGGGGCGGTGACGGAGCCGCACCGCCCCCGTTCGTCTGCTGATGCCCATTCAGCGCCGGTTTGCTCCAGTGAAACTCGCCGCGCGCGATGCAATCGATCATCGTTTGAAACTCGGCCGGCACCTCCGCCTGCTTCCAGCGCTCACTGTCCAGCAACAGCGCCAGCTTCGATTTGCGCTCCGTGTGGAACTTTTGCGCAAACCGATTGCCCTGCGCACAGAGGGCCAGCTTCAGTGGGGCACTCTGCACGCCGCACGCCGCCTGGCAACCGTCCGCGAACCGCTCCACAATCTGCGCCAGCTGTGCAATCTGTTCCGCACTGACGGCGCTCCGCTCCAGGCTCTGGTTCGAGACGAGATTGGCGCACCGTTCGTGGCAGTAGTTGCACACGCTCTGCAGCAGATTGGCCAGCTTGCCCTGCACCACCGCATAGTCCGCCGCGGACAGGAACGCTTCCGTGTCGATAAAGCTCACATCGTCCGTCAGCCGGCCAGCGCTGGCGTCGGCCGTCTGCTGCATCACGTCGTGCACCGCCCGTATGCGgcgcagcagcttcagcagcgtCCCCGTCGCACCCTCCAGCAGCACAATCCACTCCGAGAGCGATAAACTTTGCGCCTCCTCGCCGGCCCCCGTCAGGCACACCTCCGCATCGCCCGACGCAATCACCTCGATCACGAGCTGCTTCACAATCGCCCGCACCGTCGTGATCGCCTCGTCCCGGTACGTGTCGATAAAGTCCAGGCTGCGCTTCCGCAGCAGCCCCGAAATGATGCAGATCAGCTTGTCCTCCTCGAGCACGCGCTCCTCCCCAGTGGCCGCCGCGCGGAAGGGCCGGTTCAAATCTGCCGTCGAGTAGCGCTCAAAGTCCGTCTTGAGCATCTTGTCGATCAACAGCTCCATCTCGCACAGCTGGGAAGGCAGATGGCGAAAGCAGTGCACCCCGGTCAGCTCCTGGCCGAGTATTTCCTGCGTCGTGCTGATCAGATCCAGCGCCGCCACGTAGTCCTGCGTGCTGAGCAGCAGCTGTATCATCGGCTGCGTCTGGTGCACCGTCGACATGAGCTTTAGCTTCTCCAGCACGAGATTGTTGTTCGAGCGGATGCGCTCCGCTCGCACGACCTGCAGCGACTCGCGCACGATCATGTCGTCGAtctgcgcaatcttggcgcgcAATCGCTGCACATTCGCGAGCGCCTGCGTCATCTGCTCCATGATGGCGTCCTGGGACGTCATCGCGTGAAAGAAGGCGGACGATTTGTCCGCCACCTGCTTGGCGATCAGCACCTCCACGATGTCCAGGTAGTGGCTGAGCCGCTCCTGCAACTGGCGGCTCGATTGGCGCGTCTGCTCGCCGCCCTCGGTGCCGATGCCGGCGAACGCGGCCGCAAACGTGGCCGGCCGGTGCAGCTCCAGGTGCTGCTTGAGGAACACCTCCGGGATGTCGCTCAGGCTGGCGGTGGCCCCGTTCGGCAGCCGGTCGCTCACGAGCGCCTGCTGGCTAGTGGCGTTCGCCGTCGGCACGTTCGCGATGCGCGTGTGCACCCGGTACCGCTTGCCGATGCGCTTCAGGTACGCATCGAACTGGTCCCACCGGATGTCGGCGAGGCGGGGCGACGGCCCGATCGACGCACCCTCCACGAAGCTGTCGCCCCATTTCTTGGTGAAGAAGTTCGTCTGCTTGCCCCGGCTCGGGTCGTTCAGTACGGCGGGCAGGTTTTGGGCGGCGGAAAACACCGACCACTTCACGTGCGGCTCCTTCTGCTGCGCCTGCACGTGGCACCGGGTGACGTGCGTGTCGTAGTCGCGATCGCTCACACCGTCCAACGGTAGCGACGCGCACACACCGTTGTAACCATAGCGACACACGTACGAGCCACCTTCCACCGTGCAGTGCTGCTGGCGAAGGTGCCTGAAACGACATGgcaagagagacagagagaagagGGTGAAAGTAGAGCAAACATGTAAGAAAGGCGCGTGTGTTAGCTACGGGCGATAAACGGGCGCGAGGAGGAGAGCGATTGCGCCATGCCCGTACCGAAAAACGTAACGCGAAAACGGTAAAAAACAATTATACAGATCAATTTCCTCGCAGCCTTGGGTGGGCGATAGTACGTAAGCGGCCTCCCGATGGGGTGGGTTCGGCACAATTGGTGCTAATTAACCCCAGGCCCCAGGGCGGCGTGGCAAGATCTCGCCGTGCTATCATCACTAACGCAACCCTTCCTCCCTCCTCCGGATGTGTCAATCAAACTCGCCTCCCCATTACCTCACAAACTCGTTGgtatttttgaacaaaaactgctgttgctgctgggactgctgctgctggtcctgGCTGCTGGGCTGCTCAGCTGACCGGGCCGAGACGGGGGAAAGGCAGTACTGGCAGCTTTGCCAAGGCGGTGGTTCCTTCAGATCGAAACTTCCCGAGGTAGACTTTGCCATTGGCACATATTGTTCGGAACGGGATGACCCTGCCCGTCCCgttcaaaacacaaaacacacacacacacgca
Proteins encoded:
- the LOC120957220 gene encoding vacuolar protein sorting-associated protein 54, with amino-acid sequence MAKSTSGSFDLKEPPPWQSCQYCLSPVSARSAEQPSSQDQQQQSQQQQQFLFKNTNEFVRHLRQQHCTVEGGSYVCRYGYNGVCASLPLDGVSDRDYDTHVTRCHVQAQQKEPHVKWSVFSAAQNLPAVLNDPSRGKQTNFFTKKWGDSFVEGASIGPSPRLADIRWDQFDAYLKRIGKRYRVHTRIANVPTANATSQQALVSDRLPNGATASLSDIPEVFLKQHLELHRPATFAAAFAGIGTEGGEQTRQSSRQLQERLSHYLDIVEVLIAKQVADKSSAFFHAMTSQDAIMEQMTQALANVQRLRAKIAQIDDMIVRESLQVVRAERIRSNNNLVLEKLKLMSTVHQTQPMIQLLLSTQDYVAALDLISTTQEILGQELTGVHCFRHLPSQLCEMELLIDKMLKTDFERYSTADLNRPFRAAATGEERVLEEDKLICIISGLLRKRSLDFIDTYRDEAITTVRAIVKQLVIEVIASGDAEVCLTGAGEEAQSLSLSEWIVLLEGATGTLLKLLRRIRAVHDVMQQTADASAGRLTDDVSFIDTEAFLSAADYAVVQGKLANLLQSVCNYCHERCANLVSNQSLERSAVSAEQIAQLAQIVERFADGCQAACGVQSAPLKLALCAQGNRFAQKFHTERKSKLALLLDSERWKQAEVPAEFQTMIDCIARGEFHWSKPALNGHQQTNGGGAAPSPPQSVLKVEGEPFALVGAALLLVQIVSEYCRCASQLPVIAPQLGRNVVDLLRMFNSRCCQLVLGAGALHVAGLKTITSSNLALVSRALELVLWLLPHVKRHFRALEGASAVPAGANHTTSGSAAGPLTNGGTHQPTPPPPPTSASSSSTTTTYSSIAGYDSVEKDFVSHIKEIENKVLSIVCDVVTGQLNNWDARPPVPSQPFRNISRQFVKLHEAIAPILPEKQVHAIYRTVQRNFKDKLREQLLRNNITNNGGPQHGVVVSELTFYMETLRTLRAMPVAELHDDTMDDIWLK